A region from the Phycodurus eques isolate BA_2022a chromosome 12, UOR_Pequ_1.1, whole genome shotgun sequence genome encodes:
- the LOC133410612 gene encoding LOW QUALITY PROTEIN: uncharacterized protein LOC133410612 (The sequence of the model RefSeq protein was modified relative to this genomic sequence to represent the inferred CDS: deleted 1 base in 1 codon) produces MDQWDLCFPHLANTSCGKPSSDWSEGVLLRVLQPIVCILTVLLNLLVIISISHFRQLHTPTNLLLLSLAVSDLLVGLVAMPGEIYMSTSCWFLGDIACSLWNYTTFTAGSSSVGNMVLISADRYVAICHPLHYNVKVTVKRIRSCVCLSWVAALLHCAILLKDQLVHPGMYNSCRGECVIGFEVYAGILDLVVNFVLPLSIIFVLYMRVFVVAVSQARAMRAHVKCLKLQHSAPFRAKSSELKAAMTLGVLVLVFLVCFCPYYIVSLVADKENFGSLTKFVLYLYDVNSCLNPLIYALFYPWFRKAVKHIVTLRILQPASCEANVLQLHTPTNLLLLSLAVSDLLVGLMAMPESSSVGNMVLISADRYVAICHPLHYNVKVTVKRIRSCVCLSWVAALLHCCILLKDQLVHPGMYNSCRGECVIGFEVYAGILDLVVNFVLPLSIIFLLFSMDQWDLCFPHLANTSCGKPSSDWSEGVLLRVLQPIVCILTVLLNLLVIISISHFRQLHTPTNLLLLSLAVSDLLVGWMAMPGEIYMSTSCWFLGDIACSLWSYTTFTAASSSVGNMVLISADRYVAICHPLHYNVKVTVKRIQFCVCLSWVAALLHCAILLKDQLVHPGMYNSCRGECVIGFEVYAGILDLVVSFVLPLSIIFVLYMRVFVVAVSQARAMRAHVKCLKLQHSAPFRAKSSELKAAMTLGVLVLVFLVCFCPYYIVSLVADNENFGSLTKFVLCLYDLNSCVNPLIYALFYPWFRKAVKHIVTLRILQPASREANIL; encoded by the exons ATGGACCAATGGGATCTCTGCTTTCCACATCTAGCCAACACTTCCTGTGGGAAGCCCTCGTCTGATTGGTCTGAAGGTGTTCTTTTGAGAGTCCTGCAGCCCATCGTCTGCATCCTTACTGTGCTGCTCAACCTGCTTGTCATCATCTCAATCTCCCACTTCAG GCAGCTCCACACCCCCAccaacctcctcctcctctccctcgcCGTCTCAGACTTGCTGGTGGGCTTGGTGGCGATGCCAGGTGAGATCTACATGAGCACATCCTGCTGGTTTCTCGGAGACATTGCCTGTTCTCTGTGGAATTACACGACTTTCACCGCAGGATCCTCCTCGGTCGGAAACATGGTGCTGATATCGGCCGACCGTTACGTGGCTATTTGTCATCCTCTGCATTATAACGTCAAAGTCACTGTGAAAAGAATTCGATCTTGTGTTTGTCTCTCTTGGGTGGCTGCTCTTCTACACTGTGCCATCCTTTTAAAGGACCAATTGGTTCATCCTGGAATGTACAACTCGTGCCGCGGAGAGTGCGTGATCGGTTTTGAGGTTTACGCAGGCATTCTGGACCTCGTCGTAAACTTTGTCCTTCCTCTCAGCATCATCTTCGTGCTGTACATGAGAGTGTTTGTGGTCGCTGTTTCTCAGGCGCGAGCAATGCGCGCTCATGTTAAATGCCTCAAATTACAACATTCTGCCCCTTTCAGAGCAAAGTCATCCGAGTTGAAGGCGGCCATGACTCTTGGTGTTCTCGTTCTTGTCTTTCTGGTGTGTTTCTGTCCGTACTACATTGTCAGTCTGGTGGCTGATAAAGAGAATTTTGGTTCATTGACGAAATTTGTTCTTTATTTGTATGATGTCAACTCGTGTCTGAACCCCTTAATATACGCCCTTTTTTACCCCTGGTTTAGAAAAGCTGTTAAGCACATTGTCACTCTTCGGATTCTGCAGCCTGCCTCCTGTGAGGCCAACGTTCT GCAGCTCCACACCCCCAccaacctcctcctcctctccctcgcCGTCTCAGACTTGCTGGTGGGCTTGATGGCGATGCCAG AATCCTCCTCGGTCGGAAACATGGTGCTGATATCGGCCGACCGTTACGTGGCTATTTGTCATCCTCTGCATTATAACGTCAAAGTCACTGTGAAAAGAATTCGATCTTGTGTTTGTCTCTCTTGGGTGGCTGCTCTTCTACACTGCTGCATCCTTTTAAAGGACCAACTGGTTCATCCTGGAATGTACAACTCGTGCCGCGGAGAGTGCGTGATCGGTTTTGAGGTTTACGCAGGCATTCTGGACCTCGTCGTAAACTTTGTCCTTCCTCTCAGCATCATCTTCTTGCT CTTTTCCATGGACCAATGGGATCTCTGTTTTCCACATCTGGCCAACACTTCCTGTGGGAAGCCCTCGTCTGATTGGTCTGAAGGTGTTCTTTTGAGAGTCCTACAGCCCATCGTCTGCATCCTCACTGTGCTGCTCAACCTGCTTGTCATCATCTCAATCTCCCACTTCAG GCAGCTCCACACCCCCAccaacctcctcctcctctccctcgcCGTCTCAGACTTGCTGGTGGGC TGGATGGCGATGCCAGGTGAGATCTACATGAGCACATCCTGCTGGTTTCTCGGTGACATTGCCTGTTCTCTGTGGAGTTACACGACTTTCACCGCAGCATCCTCCTCGGTCGGAAACATGGTGCTGATATCGGCCGACCGTTACGTGGCTATTTGTCATCCTCTGCATTATAACGTCAAAGTCACTGTGAAAAGAATtcaattttgtgtttgtctctCTTGGGTGGCTGCTCTTCTACACTGTGCCATCCTTTTAAAGGACCAATTGGTTCATCCTGGAATGTACAACTCGTGCCGCGGAGAGTGTGTGATCGGTTTTGAGGTTTACGCAGGCATTCTGGACCTCGTCGTAAGCTTTGTCCTTCCTCTCAGCATCATCTTCGTGCTGTACATGAGAGTGTTTGTGGTCGCTGTTTCTCAGGCGCGAGCCATGCGCGCTCATGTTAAATGCCTCAAATTACAACATTCTGCCCCTTTCAGAGCAAAGTCATCCGAGTTGAAGGCGGCCATGACTCTTGGTGTTCTCGTTCTTGTCTTTCTGGTGTGTTTCTGTCCATACTACATTGTCAGTCTGGTGGCTGATAATGAGAATTTTGGTTCATTGACAAAatttgttctttgtttgtatgatcTCAACTCGTGTGTGAACCCCTTAATATACGCCCTTTTTTACCCCTGGTTTAGAAAAGCTGTTAAGCACATTGTCACTCTTCGGATTCTGCAGCCTGCCTCCCGTGAGGCCAACATACTGTAG